The following are encoded together in the Perca fluviatilis chromosome 23, GENO_Pfluv_1.0, whole genome shotgun sequence genome:
- the LOC120553788 gene encoding U2 small nuclear ribonucleoprotein auxiliary factor 35 kDa subunit-related protein 1-like: MSHMKKFQGIPMSKSMRDLCKEEDYAFLGMSEKMTNVAAERAGDSLDDWRDKKEERVRRRLEREQLEKERLQQIEESKKEKEQQWRTRAEKMTSSQEKALQDRLARLRRFREFQRKVLIEESGMEGGGASLAVNQLLTRM; this comes from the exons ATGAGTCACATGAAAAAGTTCCAAGGTATTCCCATGTCAAAG TCAATGAGAGATTTGTGTAAGGAGGAGGACTATGCGTTTCTGGGAATGTCAGAAAAGATGACAAATGTAGCGGCGGAAAGAGCCGGAGATTCGCTGGATGACTGGAGAGACAAAAAGGAGGAGAGG gtccGGCGGCGACTGGAGAGGGAGCAGCTTGAAAAAGAGCGCCTCCAACAAATAGAAGAGAGCAAGAag GAGAAAGAGCAGCAGTGGCGGACTCGTGCAGAAAAGATGACCTCCAGCCAGGAGAAGGCTCTGCAAGACAGACTGGCAAGACTCAGGAGATTCAGG GAGTTCCAGAGGAAGGTGCTAATAGAGGAGTCAGGGATGGAGGGCGGGGGGGCCAGCCTCGCGGTCAACCAGCTTCTCACCAGGATGTAG